GGAGCCGTACCCGAAACCGCCGCGACGAAGCTGACATTGCCACCCAAAACCGCCGATTGATTGGTCGGGTTTAACGTAATGGTGGGCGGCAGGAGCACAGTCAGGGTGGCGACCGCACTGGTGGCGGAACCGTACAGATTGGTCACCACGACAACATAATTCCCGGCGTCCCCCGCTTGGCTGTTGGTAATGGCGTATTGGCTGTTCGTGGCCCCACTGATAACGGATAACTGATTACCAATCACTGATCTAAACCATTGATACGCCAACGGAGCCGTGCCGGACGCGGCAGAAGCCAAACTGGTGGCCCCCCCCTGCACCACCGACTGGTTGGTGGGATTAAGCGTGATGGCGGGCGGCAACAACACGGTCAGCACGGCCACCGAACTCGTGGCCGAGCCATAAGGATTCGACGCCACCGCCAAGTAACCGTCTGCATCCGCCGCCTGCAGATTGGTCAATTGTAATGTGAGATTGGTCGCAGCCAGAATGGGCGTGACACCCTTGTACCATTGGTAAGTGAGCGGAGCCGTGCCTGAACCATCCACGGTGAAACTGACCGAGCCACCCACCAAAATCGCCTGGTCAACTGGATGGAGGGTGATGCCCGGCTTGAACAACAAACTGAATGCCGCCACGGCGCTGGTCACCGAACCCGAGGCGTTGGTCACCACGACCTGATAGCTGCCAACCTGGGCGGCAGACACATTCGTCAACCACAACGTGGCATTGGTTTCATTACCCAACAGATTCGTACCATTAAAGACCCATTGATACGACAGCGTCGCCGCCCCCAGAGCGGTAACCGTGAAAGACGCACTGCCGCCGACAAGCGCGTTGGTATCCTTCGGTTGTGCGGTAATACCGGGGGCATCGAACACCTGAAGCTTGGCGACGAGACTGGTGGCGGAACCGTACAGATTGGTCACCACGACAACATAATCCCCAGCATCCCCCGCTTGGCTGTTGGTAATGCTGTATTGGCTGTTCGTAGCCTCACTGATAACTGATAACTGATTACTGATAACTGATTTGTACCATTGATAAGCAAACGGCGGTTCGCCCAGCACACCCACCGTAAATGAAGCACTCCCAGCCAGGGACACGGAAGTATCGGTTGGTTGCGCCGAAATCGCCGGCGTCTGCAACACGGTCAGCACGGCCACCGCACTGGTCGCCGATCCGTAAGCATTGGCCACCACGGCATAATAACTGCCTTCACCGACTTTTTGCACGTTCGTCAGGGTCAGCGCCGCATTGGTGGCCCCCGTCAGCAAGGAACCAAGGCCATACCACTGATAGGTGAACGGCGTGGTACCAGTCGCGGTCACAGCGAATTGGGCCGTACCCCCAACATACACGGTTTGATTGGTGGGGCTCGAGGCGATGAGGGGCGACTCCAGGATGGTCAATACCGCCACCGCACTGGTTACCGAACCGTACGCATTGGCGACCACCACCTGATAGTTACCGGCATCCGCCGCTTGGCTGTTGGCAATCGTGTATTGGCTGTTCGTGGCCCCACTGATTACGGATAACTGATTACTGATAGCTGATCTAAACCATTGATACGTGAAAGGCACCGGACCCGACGCAACGATCACGAATGCGGCGGTGTTCCCAGCCAGCACACTTTGGTTGGTCAGGTTGACAGTAATGGTCGGCGGCAGGAGCACGGTCAGGGTGGCTACCGCACTGGTGACAGAACTGTACAGATTGGTCACCACCACAAAATAATTCCCGGCGTCCCCCGCTTGGCTGTTGGTAATGGCGTATTGGCTGTTCGTGGCCCCACTGATAACTGATAACTGATTACTGATAACTGATCTAAACCATTGATAGTTCGGCGCCGTGCCCGTGGTGGCCACGCTGAAATGAACCGTCCCACCCACGACCACCGATTGGCCGATGGGATTCAGCGTAATCGTCAGCGGTTGCACCAATGTCAACGCTGCCACCGTGCTGGTCACCGCGCCGTATTGGTTGGTGATTACCACATAGTAACTGGCAGAAGCCTGCACATTGGTCACGGTTAAGCTCGCATTGACCGCGCCAGCCAGAACCGTGCTGTTCACAAACCATTGGTACGACAGCGCCGTCCCCATGGCATTGACCGTAAACGAGGCCATACTGCCGGCCAACGCGGACTGGTCCGCCGGGTTGGCCACAATGGCTGGCGCCAGGTTGGCGGCCAACAGCGCCACCGCACTGGTAGCGCTGCCATACGCATTGGTGACGATGACCTGGTAACTACCGGCCTGCGTCACCTGGACATTGGTCAGAATCAAGGTGCCATTCGTCATGCCCGCCAGCACGTTCGTCCCGTTAAAATACCATTGATACGACAGCGGCGCGGTACCCGCTACGGAAACCGCAAACGTGGCGGTGTCACCCGTCGCCACAGCCTGGTTGGTAGGGGATGCGGTGATCATCGCCGGCACCAGCACAGTAAGCGTCGCAACATCACTGGTGGCTGAACCGTAAATATTGCCCACCACCACTTGATAGTTGCCAGCGGCAGCAGTCTGGATATTCGTTAAGGCAAGGGACGCATTGGTGGCCCCCGCAATCACATTGGTGGCATTAAAGTACCACGCATAGACAAACGCATTGGTGCTATAAACCGATACCGTAAACGTCGCATTGGAGCCCAACAAATTGGTGATGCTCTGCGGTTGCGTGGTGATGGCGGGAGCGGGGGGGCTTGGCGGACTGTAGGCGGTCAAGTTCCAGTAAGGCATTCCTCCAGAACCCAAAGTTGGAGGAATAATTGCAGGAACTTTTAACACGTCTGGCGGTAGAAAACTAAATAACGGCGATAACCCATATAATGTGCCAACTGGTACGTTTCCGGCATCCATGTTGGTTTTGAACGCTTCCCAAGTAGCCCCGTACGTGCTGTTCCATACCCGCACTTGAAAATGATTGGTGACCGCCGCCTCCACCTTGTAAGCCGTATTCGACGCATTCCCAGCAGTAAAGCGACCATCGAATAATGAATTAAACCCAATAATGCCACTGGTATTCGTGTACAGTGCGGTCCCGGTGATGCCACTACTGGCGTTGTCGGGCCAAGTATAAGCACGCCGATCCGTTAGATTGGTGGCGATAGCATTGGTGCTGTAGTAGATGGCCAATCTTAAACTGCCATAAGTCGCATTGGATTTGATTGTAGATGTACCCGTGAGAGATGCGACTTCGTTTACATTGAATATCTTATTTGTTCCCACAGAATTTTGGAAAAGAAAATACCCTGGATCAGCCACCACTGAAACCGCCATGCAGGCCATGAGACCCAGAGCTAAAGTCAATTTTTTCATATTCAATTAAATCGCCGCCGGTTAAAAACCATCAAGCGTCCCCTGTCACGTTTCGTCTTTTTTAACGCGTCCACGCGCCATCCCGCCAACAGGAGCCCGCCCACTTCAAAATATAATCTGTGAGGACGCTACCAAACCCAACCCGCCCCACGCAAGCATAAACATGCAGCATAAACATGCTGATTTTGAGAGGCGAAAAACGGAACGGACCATGGCAAAAAAATTAGCTGGCAAAAAAATTGAAAAACCTTTGATTTTGAAGATGGCCCGCCGCGGGAAATGGCGCAAAAATGGATTGGTACAATTAGGCGTCGAATTTGCCGCAGATCATATCTGAAAATTCTATCAGTTCAATATCCATCGTTTGGCGGACGAACCCAGCGGCCCGAATGGCAAATCCGCCAATGATGACATAGCGAGCCTCCAGCCGGTTCAGTTCGCGACACAGACCGGCCAAGTCTTCCACCGTAGGTTCGCAAGGCTCTAGCTCTGGCGCGGGCGAGTGATCATTTTCCATAGCCATTCATCAGCCTCTTCGTGGGAACGAAAGCGAAATACTCCTTTGGGAACATGTACTCCCCCAAAAGCCTGGCGCCAGGCAGTTGCGTTGGCCTTGGAACTGTTTTGGGGGGACAAGCCTTCAGTCATGCGTCGGCGCTGGCCGACTTGCTTTCCGATGAGCTGTTCATTTGGTTTTAATGATTCCATGCAGCTCGTTAAAAGTATCGCACCTGCGGTTGTAGCACAAGGTAAACAACTGAGTGAAATACGGAAGATGGCGTCAAACCGTAGTTTGGCTCGATGTATGCATCCGCTCAGCGATTATTCCAAAGTACTCGCTTTTTATTCATAGCCACACTAGAGTGCCTGGATGAAAACGGTCCCGCTCAAAACAGTGGTGCAATATTGTGATCGCCGGTTGCGCACCTCGGAAATCCAGGATTACGAGGGAGCGGTCAACGGGTTACAGGTGGAAAATAACGGGCAGGTCAGCCGCATCGTGGCGCTGGTGGATGCCAGCCTGGCCACCCTCAAGCTGGCGGTCGCCGCCAAAGCGGATCTGGTGCTGGTGCATCACGGACTATTCTGGAGCCCCACCCATCCCTGGACCGGGCGACGGCGGGAGTTGATGGAATTGTTGATCACCAACAACGTGGCCGTGTACAGCTCGCATTTGCCATTGGATGCCCACCCAAAACTGGGCAACAACGCACAGTTATGCGACGCGCTGGGTTTGAAAAAACGCCAACCGTTTTTCTTTGAGAAAGGTCAGTACCTGGGCTTCAAGGCAACCACCCGGATTTCACGTGCCGAGTTGGGAAACAGATTATCTGCCGTGCTTGGGCATCCGCCCATCCTATTACCCGGTGGCCCGGAGCTTTGCCGCAGCATCGGCATCGTCACCGGCGGGGCAGGCAGCCAGTTGAAACTTGCCGCCAAAGAAGGCGTGGATACCTTTATCACCGGCGAAGGACCGCACTGGACCTATGCACTGGCGGAGGAGCTGGGCCTGAATGTTTTTTACGGTGGCCACTACGCCACGGAGACGTTCGGAGTCAAGGCACTGGCGGCGGAACTCTCCCAAAAATTCAAAATCCCCTGGCAGTTTATTGATTATCCAACGGGGCTATAGTCACTTGTTGCGTTGCCGCAAGGGGGCATTGGGCAGCGTGGCGCGCAAAAATTCCTCCTTGTCCAAAACACCATCGCTGTTGGTATCGCGGGCCTTGAACCATGCCTCGGCCTCGGCGCGATCGCGGTTCGCCGAAAATTCCTCGAAGCTGAGCTTGCCATCATGGTTGGCATCCAATTTTTCAAAGAGTGCTTCGCGCGATGCGTTATTTTGCCGGTTCGCGTTGGCTTTGGCGGCGCCAGGCTTCCGGTCGTTGGGGATGGGTAAAGGCAGGTAGTCGAAATCCAGGATCATCTTTTTCTGCAAGGCCTCTTTCAATTCGCGCTCGACGGCAGCAAGTTCCTCGCGCCCGGCGAGGTTATGCAGTTCGTTCGGGTCGTTTTGCAGGTCATAAAGCTCGTACACCGGACGGGGACTGGTGAAATACAGGGTCTCGAATTCCGTGGCGAGCCGCAGTTCTTCGTGCGCCTTGGTGATCTCCTGCCAGCCGGAGTCGCCAGCGCTATCCACCGGGAGATAACGGAGGTTGGGTGTGACGTTATAGATCAGCTTGTAATGGTCGCTGCGCGCACAGCGGCTGTAGTCCACAGCATTGGCAGCGGTTTTTTCAGTGAAGGCGGCACCGCCATGGGGACCGCGTTCGGCAAAAATAAATGACCGGGGAGTAAAGACTTCGCCTTTCAGTTCCGCCAGGAAGCTCACCCCGCTCATAAAAGGCGGCACGGATAGACCAGCGGCTTGCAGGCAGGTTGGTGCAATGTCCTCCCCGGAAAGAATAACCCGGGAATCACCGCCCGGCTTGATCACGCCAGGCCACCAGGCCAGCAGCGGAACATTCAAGCCCGGATCATGCAGGCAACCTTTGCCGCTGGGAAACGCCAACCCGTTGTCACCCATGAAGAACACCAGCGTGTTTTCCAAACCCGCCCGGTCTTTCACAATGTCGAGCACCGTTTGAAAGTCTTCGTCGGCATGCTCGATTTCACCCAGGTAAAGGGAGAGATCCTTCCGCACCCCGGGCAGGTCAGGCAGGTAACCCGGCACTTTAAGCGTGGCCGGGTCCGGCGGGTGTTTGCCGGTATTCCAAGGATGATGCGGATCATTGAAGTTTACCCACAGGAAGTACGGTTTGTCCTTGGGCCGCACATCAAAAAACTCTTTCATGCGTTGCGGCACCATCTGCTGGTTTGAAACATCCACGTAGTCGAAACGAGTCTTGAAGGTGTGCATGCGATTTTCCTGGAAGACGCGTTCGCTGACCTCGGGCCCGTTGCCCGAACCGTCGAGATGATGCGTGCGCCCCAGGACCCCGACAAAGTAACCGGCATCCTTCTTGAGGAGTTCCGGGAACGTGACTTCCTCGCGTGGCAACGGCGAACTAAACCGTGTGATGCGGCAGGCCACCGGAGACCGACCGGTCATGATCGAAGCCCGGGAGGGCACGCACTGCGGGGCAGTGGTGAACATGCGATGGAACTTGATGCCTTCAGCCGCGAACCGGTCCAGGTTAGGCGTCTTCATCTCAGCGGTGCCGTAGCAACCCAGGAAGGGATAACTATGGTCATCGGAGAGCACGAAGAGAATGTTGGGTTTCCTCGGCGTGTCAGCCGCCTGATTAGG
The genomic region above belongs to Verrucomicrobiota bacterium and contains:
- a CDS encoding immunoglobulin domain-containing protein — protein: MKKLTLALGLMACMAVSVVADPGYFLFQNSVGTNKIFNVNEVASLTGTSTIKSNATYGSLRLAIYYSTNAIATNLTDRRAYTWPDNASSGITGTALYTNTSGIIGFNSLFDGRFTAGNASNTAYKVEAAVTNHFQVRVWNSTYGATWEAFKTNMDAGNVPVGTLYGLSPLFSFLPPDVLKVPAIIPPTLGSGGMPYWNLTAYSPPSPPAPAITTQPQSITNLLGSNATFTVSVYSTNAFVYAWYFNATNVIAGATNASLALTNIQTAAAGNYQVVVGNIYGSATSDVATLTVLVPAMITASPTNQAVATGDTATFAVSVAGTAPLSYQWYFNGTNVLAGMTNGTLILTNVQVTQAGSYQVIVTNAYGSATSAVALLAANLAPAIVANPADQSALAGSMASFTVNAMGTALSYQWFVNSTVLAGAVNASLTVTNVQASASYYVVITNQYGAVTSTVAALTLVQPLTITLNPIGQSVVVGGTVHFSVATTGTAPNYQWFRSVISNQLSVISGATNSQYAITNSQAGDAGNYFVVVTNLYSSVTSAVATLTVLLPPTITVNLTNQSVLAGNTAAFVIVASGPVPFTYQWFRSAISNQLSVISGATNSQYTIANSQAADAGNYQVVVANAYGSVTSAVAVLTILESPLIASSPTNQTVYVGGTAQFAVTATGTTPFTYQWYGLGSLLTGATNAALTLTNVQKVGEGSYYAVVANAYGSATSAVAVLTVLQTPAISAQPTDTSVSLAGSASFTVGVLGEPPFAYQWYKSVISNQLSVISEATNSQYSITNSQAGDAGDYVVVVTNLYGSATSLVAKLQVFDAPGITAQPKDTNALVGGSASFTVTALGAATLSYQWVFNGTNLLGNETNATLWLTNVSAAQVGSYQVVVTNASGSVTSAVAAFSLLFKPGITLHPVDQAILVGGSVSFTVDGSGTAPLTYQWYKGVTPILAATNLTLQLTNLQAADADGYLAVASNPYGSATSSVAVLTVLLPPAITLNPTNQSVVQGGATSLASAASGTAPLAYQWFRSVIGNQLSVISGATNSQYAITNSQAGDAGNYVVVVTNLYGSATSAVATLTVLLPPTITLNPTNQSAVLGGNVSFVAAVSGTAPFAYQWYKSVISNPLSVISGATNSAYSLPTAAALDAGDYQLVVTNLYGAATSSVATLTVLLPPGIALNPTNQAVVLGGNGSFTVAASGTAPFAYQWYKAVTSYQLSVISGATNSQFSIANSQAGDAGDYLVVVSNPYGSATSSVATLTILLPPSITLSPASQSVGLHGNFTLTVGVSATAPFHYQWFRSVNSNPLSVISGATNSQYTIANSQATDAGNYLVVVTNAYGAATSSVATLTVLLPPAITAQPVAATARVGGLAGFDVTASGAAPLFYQWFHNTLRIAGALDVHLSLTNVLPTDGGYYSVVVTNAQGAATSSVVLLTVQQPPVITVNPTNVIVPVGGGTSNLVVGAAGGTPLSFQWYHDGLLVPGATSDVLTLTKLTNTVSARGGYYAVVTNAYGSATSAVGFLSFVGGPTISKQPTNKVVAFGALAPFSVTATSKLPIKYQWLSNSVPIKGQISSLLSVTANNVNKAAAYSVVLSNAYGIVTSAVANLTIEFKPVLVSKLQNLYVPVGTTANVSVTVTGSPAMTYQWFKSTVKVPGATDSTLTLTNAQLANSGAYYVGVTNRVGSFRLLAANIFVQNPPVITSQPLSTNVVQKKTVVLKVLATGTATLKYQWLSNGIPIRGQVLPTLTLAAVTPNRSAGYSVVISNMVGVVTSQVAQVTVIVPQVMMVRLAPKLAGPLVAAKPTGPAAAALAAGLDQENLVSFSFAVEPGKTYQVQCKDGLNQDWQAAGEPLVATENVLTIQDDKAARTLRFYRVVPVE
- a CDS encoding sulfatase-like hydrolase/transferase, producing the protein MKRFYLLAAIAALALPVPNQAADTPRKPNILFVLSDDHSYPFLGCYGTAEMKTPNLDRFAAEGIKFHRMFTTAPQCVPSRASIMTGRSPVACRITRFSSPLPREEVTFPELLKKDAGYFVGVLGRTHHLDGSGNGPEVSERVFQENRMHTFKTRFDYVDVSNQQMVPQRMKEFFDVRPKDKPYFLWVNFNDPHHPWNTGKHPPDPATLKVPGYLPDLPGVRKDLSLYLGEIEHADEDFQTVLDIVKDRAGLENTLVFFMGDNGLAFPSGKGCLHDPGLNVPLLAWWPGVIKPGGDSRVILSGEDIAPTCLQAAGLSVPPFMSGVSFLAELKGEVFTPRSFIFAERGPHGGAAFTEKTAANAVDYSRCARSDHYKLIYNVTPNLRYLPVDSAGDSGWQEITKAHEELRLATEFETLYFTSPRPVYELYDLQNDPNELHNLAGREELAAVERELKEALQKKMILDFDYLPLPIPNDRKPGAAKANANRQNNASREALFEKLDANHDGKLSFEEFSANRDRAEAEAWFKARDTNSDGVLDKEEFLRATLPNAPLRQRNK
- a CDS encoding Nif3-like dinuclear metal center hexameric protein codes for the protein MKTVPLKTVVQYCDRRLRTSEIQDYEGAVNGLQVENNGQVSRIVALVDASLATLKLAVAAKADLVLVHHGLFWSPTHPWTGRRRELMELLITNNVAVYSSHLPLDAHPKLGNNAQLCDALGLKKRQPFFFEKGQYLGFKATTRISRAELGNRLSAVLGHPPILLPGGPELCRSIGIVTGGAGSQLKLAAKEGVDTFITGEGPHWTYALAEELGLNVFYGGHYATETFGVKALAAELSQKFKIPWQFIDYPTGL